In a genomic window of Saccharothrix sp. HUAS TT1:
- a CDS encoding class I SAM-dependent methyltransferase produces the protein MNETPRLGDAFGEVLRAVLQQHRGRAQARSIGPRAPRPVVEIVERDDGFIRGGPAAWYLAGPDEWWPSEQKALDRMEGRTLDIGAGAGRVALALQERGVDVTALDPSAGAIEVAGELGVRSLVQATTEEHVPSGERYDTFVLFGNNLGLLGPREHAHRFLADLAALARPGARILAQGTDPHHTDDPLHLAYHERNRERGRLPGLYRQRVRFRDLATGYLDYLLCSAEELDELVKGSGWAVVDVDEQDAPLLVATLALEG, from the coding sequence ATGAACGAGACCCCGCGGCTCGGCGACGCGTTCGGGGAGGTGCTGCGCGCCGTGCTGCAGCAACACCGCGGCAGGGCCCAGGCCCGCTCGATCGGCCCGCGGGCGCCGCGGCCGGTGGTCGAGATCGTCGAGCGCGACGACGGCTTCATCCGCGGCGGCCCCGCGGCGTGGTACCTGGCGGGGCCCGACGAGTGGTGGCCCAGCGAGCAGAAGGCCCTGGACCGGATGGAGGGGCGGACCCTGGACATCGGGGCGGGCGCGGGTCGCGTCGCGCTGGCGTTGCAGGAGCGCGGCGTGGACGTCACCGCGCTGGACCCGTCCGCGGGCGCGATCGAGGTCGCGGGTGAACTCGGCGTGCGGTCGCTCGTGCAGGCCACCACCGAGGAGCACGTGCCCTCCGGCGAGCGCTACGACACCTTCGTGCTGTTCGGCAACAACCTCGGGCTGCTCGGCCCGCGCGAGCACGCGCACCGGTTCCTGGCGGACCTGGCGGCGCTGGCCCGCCCCGGCGCGCGCATCCTCGCCCAGGGCACCGACCCGCACCACACCGACGACCCGCTGCACCTGGCCTACCACGAGCGCAACCGCGAACGCGGCCGGCTGCCCGGGCTGTACCGGCAGCGGGTCCGGTTCCGCGACCTCGCCACCGGCTACCTGGACTACCTGCTGTGCTCGGCCGAGGAGCTGGACGAACTCGTCAAGGGCTCCGGGTGGGCGGTGGTGGACGTGGACGAGCAGGACGCGCCGCTGCTGGTCGCCACCCTGGCGCTGGAGGGCTGA
- a CDS encoding GntR family transcriptional regulator, with translation MFVFRLDTHSGVPPYLQLVQQVRQAVLLGFLQPGDRLPLIREVVEDLAINPNTVAKAYRQMEQEDLVTGRPGQGTFVNEQQSAVMSASTYTSLRRGLATWLRRAYAAGLDEQAVDALLTSVHQQVRNEDVA, from the coding sequence GTGTTTGTCTTCCGGCTCGACACCCACTCCGGCGTGCCGCCGTACCTGCAACTCGTCCAGCAGGTCCGCCAGGCGGTGCTGCTGGGCTTCCTCCAACCCGGGGACCGCCTCCCGCTCATCCGCGAGGTGGTCGAGGACCTGGCGATCAACCCGAACACCGTCGCCAAGGCGTACCGGCAGATGGAGCAGGAGGACCTGGTCACCGGCCGACCCGGCCAGGGCACGTTCGTCAACGAGCAGCAGTCGGCCGTGATGTCGGCGTCGACGTACACGTCGCTGCGCCGCGGCCTGGCGACCTGGCTGCGCCGCGCCTACGCGGCCGGCCTCGACGAGCAGGCGGTCGACGCGCTCCTCACCTCCGTCCACCAGCAGGTCAGGAACGAGGACGTGGCGTGA
- a CDS encoding ABC transporter ATP-binding protein: MTATEFALRTDGVGKRYRKGWALRDCTLALPAGGVIALVGPNGAGKTTLLRLVVGLLAPSTGTVEVLGHDVTASTPQTLSRIGFLAQDHPLYKRFTVAEMLRFGRACNLRFDQGLAERRLAKLGIPLDRRAGTLSGGQQAQVALALALAKRPDLLVLDEPVASLDPLARHEFLRVLMGAVAEGGVTVLFSSHVVHELERVCDHLVVLNRGRVTLAGDIDTLLAEHRLLVGPRTATDLDRSGAIVEAVHSDRHTTLLVRDGAIPAAPGWQAQPVSLEDLVLAYLRRPSGPSAAVTSGGAA, from the coding sequence GTGACAGCGACCGAGTTCGCGCTGCGCACCGACGGTGTGGGCAAGCGGTACCGGAAGGGCTGGGCGCTGCGCGACTGCACCCTGGCCCTGCCGGCGGGCGGCGTGATCGCCCTGGTCGGGCCGAACGGCGCGGGCAAGACCACGCTGCTGCGCCTGGTCGTCGGGTTGCTGGCGCCGAGCACCGGCACGGTGGAGGTCCTCGGCCACGACGTCACCGCCAGCACCCCGCAAACCCTGTCCCGGATCGGGTTCCTGGCCCAGGACCACCCGCTGTACAAGCGCTTCACCGTCGCCGAGATGCTCCGCTTCGGCCGGGCCTGCAACCTGCGGTTCGACCAGGGGCTGGCCGAGCGCCGGCTGGCGAAGCTGGGCATCCCGCTCGACCGCCGGGCCGGCACGCTCTCCGGCGGGCAGCAGGCCCAGGTCGCGCTGGCCCTGGCCCTGGCGAAGCGGCCGGACCTGCTCGTCCTCGACGAGCCGGTGGCCAGCCTCGACCCGCTGGCCCGGCACGAGTTCCTGCGGGTCCTCATGGGCGCGGTGGCCGAAGGCGGGGTGACCGTCCTGTTCTCCTCCCACGTCGTGCACGAGCTGGAGCGCGTCTGCGACCACCTGGTCGTGCTCAACCGCGGCCGGGTCACGCTCGCCGGTGACATCGACACCCTCCTCGCCGAGCACCGGCTGCTCGTCGGCCCGCGCACGGCCACCGACCTCGACCGGTCCGGCGCCATCGTGGAGGCCGTCCACAGCGACCGGCACACGACCCTGCTGGTGCGCGACGGCGCGATCCCGGCCGCGCCCGGGTGGCAGGCCCAGCCGGTCTCGCTGGAGGACCTGGTGCTGGCGTACCTGCGCCGGCCGTCGGGGCCGAGCGCCGCGGTCACGTCGGGAGGGGCGGCATGA
- a CDS encoding ABC transporter permease subunit gives MTWLIWRQHRTEVCVLGLLVGVFGIALLVLGAQAHDLFPGGAARCAGEAGADDACTASFRLLDEEYGYVENLLVAFYLVPVVIGAFLGAPLLARELEDGTWQLAWTQAVPRLRWLAAKLAALAGVTATLTGVFTAVLTWFRRPFDAWEGRFQYDAFDLEGLVPVAYALFAFGVATAAGAVLRRSLPAFGVAFGAFLAARMAVALLARPAYATPLTTVEPVPAGGSEDQAGRRSLSDFADWTIEHGYADATGRRLSVAEYYELEAAANRAGANLNQFMHARGVQRFEVHHPAERFWTFQLIEAALFVALAAVLIGVVVWRVRRRVV, from the coding sequence ATGACGTGGTTGATCTGGCGCCAGCACCGGACCGAGGTCTGCGTCCTGGGGCTGCTCGTCGGCGTGTTCGGCATCGCCCTGCTCGTGCTCGGGGCGCAGGCCCACGACCTGTTCCCCGGCGGTGCCGCCCGGTGTGCGGGAGAGGCCGGCGCCGACGACGCCTGCACGGCCTCCTTCCGCCTGCTCGACGAGGAGTACGGGTACGTCGAGAACCTCCTGGTGGCCTTCTACCTGGTCCCCGTCGTCATCGGGGCGTTCCTCGGCGCGCCGCTGCTCGCGCGCGAACTGGAGGACGGCACCTGGCAGCTCGCCTGGACGCAGGCCGTGCCGCGGCTGCGCTGGCTGGCGGCCAAGCTCGCGGCGCTGGCCGGCGTCACCGCCACGCTCACCGGGGTGTTCACCGCGGTGCTCACCTGGTTCCGCCGGCCGTTCGACGCGTGGGAGGGGCGGTTCCAGTACGACGCCTTCGACCTGGAGGGACTTGTTCCGGTGGCGTACGCGCTGTTCGCGTTCGGCGTCGCCACCGCCGCCGGGGCGGTCCTGCGGCGCAGCCTGCCCGCGTTCGGCGTCGCGTTCGGGGCGTTCCTCGCCGCCCGGATGGCGGTGGCGCTGCTGGCCCGTCCCGCGTACGCCACGCCGCTGACCACCGTGGAGCCGGTCCCCGCCGGCGGCTCGGAGGACCAGGCGGGGCGCCGGTCCCTGTCCGACTTCGCCGACTGGACGATCGAACACGGCTACGCGGACGCCACCGGGCGGAGGCTGAGCGTGGCCGAGTACTACGAGCTGGAGGCCGCCGCCAACCGGGCCGGCGCCAACCTCAACCAGTTCATGCACGCGCGGGGCGTCCAGCGGTTCGAGGTCCACCACCCGGCCGAGCGGTTCTGGACGTTCCAGCTCATCGAAGCGGCCCTGTTCGTCGCCCTCGCGGCAGTCCTGATCGGTGTGGTGGTGTGGCGGGTGCGGCGCCGTGTGGTCTAG
- a CDS encoding LacI family DNA-binding transcriptional regulator has product MTPAERPSTDTADTAGRGGATIARIAELAGVSTATVSKVVNGRAEVAAETRAMVEGVIREHGYRRQKKPNRATLVELVLHELEGAYAMEVIKGVERVAGEHELAVVLTELQGRHTPGRSWIEGVLTRKPAGVITVFSGPTPAQQEQLASRGIPFVLVDPTGVPEPDYPSVGADNWSGGLSATRHLLELGHRRIAAITGPSHALSSRARLDGYRAALDAANVPVDPRLIREGDFNLVDGLAHGRDLLRLDTPPTAVFAFNDAQALGAYHAAHEAGLRVPHDLSVVGFDDLPTGRWAIPPLTTVHQPLSDMAAAATGMIVTLGQGKPLTRRRLMFTTELVVRASTAPPP; this is encoded by the coding sequence ATGACGCCGGCTGAACGCCCGTCGACCGACACCGCCGACACCGCCGGGCGCGGCGGTGCGACCATCGCCCGCATCGCCGAGCTGGCCGGGGTGTCCACGGCCACGGTGTCCAAAGTCGTCAACGGCCGTGCGGAAGTGGCGGCGGAGACCCGTGCCATGGTGGAGGGGGTGATCCGAGAGCACGGTTACCGCAGGCAGAAGAAGCCGAACCGGGCCACCCTGGTCGAACTCGTGCTCCACGAGCTCGAAGGCGCCTACGCCATGGAGGTGATCAAGGGCGTCGAGCGGGTGGCGGGCGAGCACGAACTCGCCGTCGTGCTCACCGAGCTGCAAGGCCGGCACACACCTGGCCGCAGCTGGATCGAAGGCGTCCTGACCCGCAAGCCCGCCGGCGTGATCACCGTGTTCTCCGGCCCCACACCGGCCCAGCAGGAGCAACTGGCCTCCCGCGGCATCCCGTTCGTCCTGGTGGACCCCACCGGCGTCCCGGAGCCCGACTACCCCTCGGTGGGCGCCGACAACTGGAGCGGTGGCCTGTCCGCCACCCGGCACCTGCTCGAACTCGGCCACCGGCGCATCGCCGCCATCACCGGCCCGTCGCACGCGCTGTCCAGCCGCGCCCGCCTCGACGGCTACCGCGCCGCGCTGGACGCCGCGAACGTCCCCGTGGACCCACGGCTGATCCGCGAAGGCGACTTCAATCTCGTCGACGGCCTCGCCCACGGCCGCGACCTGCTGCGGCTCGACACCCCGCCGACTGCCGTCTTCGCCTTCAACGACGCCCAAGCCCTCGGCGCCTACCACGCCGCGCACGAGGCGGGGCTGCGCGTCCCGCACGACCTGAGCGTGGTCGGCTTCGACGACCTGCCGACCGGCCGGTGGGCCATCCCGCCGCTGACCACCGTCCACCAGCCGCTCAGCGACATGGCCGCCGCCGCCACCGGCATGATCGTCACCCTCGGCCAGGGCAAGCCCCTCACCCGGCGCCGCCTGATGTTCACCACCGAACTGGTGGTCCGCGCCAGCACCGCGCCGCCACCGTGA
- a CDS encoding endo-1,4-beta-xylanase, translating to MSAPTGRARGVLAATVVAVAGTLAVGMAVAAPSAVAADPTLGQLAAAKGRYFGSATDNPTLDNAPYTAVLGGEFDQITVGNTQKWMYTEPSRGQFDYTQADRIVAFAQSHDQIVRGHTLVWHNQLPDWVNSVPAGELLGVMRNHIANVAGHYKGKVVHWDVVNEAFEEDGTRRQSVFQQKLGDGYIAEAFKAARAADPNAKLYYNDYNIEGIGAKSDAVYDMVKSFKRQGIPIDGVGLQAHLILGQVPGTLQQNIQRFADLGVDVAITELDIRMRTPRDATKDAQQAADYRTVTNACLAVTRCVGITVWDFSDGYSWIPSVFPGEGAALIYDENFTKKPSYWAVYEALGGTRTTTTTTTTTTGGNGSGCSATYRVTSQWNGGFQGEVTIRNNSSVALSGWAVKWTLGAGQAVNQVWNGVLTASGQDVSVRNASYNGSVGAGGSTSFGFLGSWSGANPSPTTIACTTA from the coding sequence ATGTCAGCACCAACAGGGCGCGCGCGCGGCGTCCTCGCCGCGACGGTCGTCGCCGTCGCGGGGACGCTGGCCGTCGGCATGGCGGTCGCCGCGCCGTCCGCCGTGGCCGCGGACCCGACGCTCGGGCAGCTCGCCGCGGCCAAGGGGCGCTACTTCGGCTCGGCGACGGACAACCCGACGTTGGACAACGCCCCCTACACCGCGGTGCTGGGCGGCGAGTTCGACCAGATCACCGTCGGCAACACCCAGAAGTGGATGTACACCGAGCCAAGCCGCGGGCAGTTCGACTACACCCAGGCCGACCGGATCGTCGCGTTCGCCCAGTCGCACGACCAGATCGTGCGCGGCCACACCCTCGTCTGGCATAACCAGCTCCCCGACTGGGTCAACAGCGTGCCCGCCGGCGAACTGCTCGGCGTGATGCGCAACCACATCGCCAACGTGGCCGGCCACTACAAGGGCAAGGTCGTGCACTGGGACGTGGTCAACGAGGCGTTCGAAGAGGACGGCACGCGCCGGCAGTCGGTGTTCCAGCAGAAGCTCGGCGACGGCTACATCGCCGAGGCGTTCAAGGCCGCCCGCGCCGCCGACCCGAACGCCAAGCTCTACTACAACGACTACAACATCGAGGGCATCGGCGCCAAGAGCGATGCCGTGTACGACATGGTCAAGTCGTTCAAGCGGCAGGGCATCCCCATCGACGGCGTCGGCCTGCAGGCCCACCTCATCCTCGGCCAGGTCCCCGGCACGCTCCAGCAGAACATCCAGCGCTTCGCCGACCTCGGCGTCGACGTCGCCATCACCGAACTCGACATCCGGATGCGCACGCCCCGCGACGCGACCAAGGACGCCCAGCAGGCCGCCGACTACCGCACCGTCACCAACGCCTGCCTCGCCGTGACCCGCTGCGTCGGCATCACCGTCTGGGACTTCTCCGACGGCTACTCCTGGATTCCCTCGGTCTTCCCCGGTGAGGGCGCGGCCCTTATCTACGACGAGAACTTCACCAAGAAGCCGTCCTACTGGGCCGTCTACGAAGCACTCGGCGGCACCAGGACCACCACGACAACAACAACAACCACGACCGGCGGCAACGGCAGTGGCTGCAGCGCCACCTACCGGGTGACCAGCCAGTGGAACGGCGGCTTCCAGGGCGAGGTCACCATCCGCAACAACTCCTCGGTCGCCCTCTCCGGGTGGGCGGTGAAGTGGACCCTCGGCGCCGGGCAGGCGGTTAACCAGGTCTGGAACGGCGTGCTCACCGCCAGTGGTCAGGACGTCTCCGTGCGCAACGCGAGCTACAACGGCTCCGTGGGCGCCGGCGGCAGCACCTCGTTCGGCTTCCTCGGCTCGTGGAGCGGTGCCAACCCGTCCCCGACCACCATCGCCTGCACGACGGCCTGA
- a CDS encoding 4-hydroxybenzoate 3-monooxygenase — MTTTRTTVGIVGGGPAGLMASHLLHLDGIDSVVVDDRTRAEIEGTVRAGILEADSVRLLVDSGVSDRVHREGVAHAGIELRFAGESHRVDFTELVGEHSWLYPQTEVFADLADARARDGGDVRYGVSGTAILDATGDTPGIAYRDATGAEHEVRCDYLVGADGSRSICRTRIPQDSRTHYFREYPFAWFGILTEAPKSAPELVYAHSPRGFALISQRSDALQRMYFQCDPEEDPNGWSDDRVWEELQTRVAGSDGFTLREGPIIDKAVLRFRSFVAEPMRHNRILLAGDAAHTVPPTGAKGLNLALADAGVLADALIRTIRKNDPTALDSYGPRALARVWKAQHFSYWMTTMLHTLPRSTPFDVRRQQAELASLITSVPASTHLAEGYTGWPAPRP; from the coding sequence GTGACGACCACCCGCACCACCGTCGGAATCGTGGGCGGCGGCCCCGCGGGGCTCATGGCCTCCCACCTGCTGCACCTCGACGGCATCGACTCCGTGGTGGTCGATGACCGGACCCGCGCCGAGATCGAGGGCACCGTCCGCGCGGGCATCCTCGAAGCCGACAGCGTCCGCCTGCTCGTCGACTCCGGCGTCAGCGATCGCGTCCACCGCGAGGGGGTCGCCCACGCCGGCATCGAGCTGCGTTTCGCCGGGGAGAGCCACCGCGTCGACTTCACCGAGCTGGTCGGCGAGCACTCCTGGCTCTACCCCCAGACCGAGGTGTTCGCCGATCTCGCCGACGCCCGCGCCCGCGACGGCGGCGACGTCCGCTACGGAGTCTCCGGGACCGCGATCCTCGACGCCACCGGCGACACCCCGGGCATCGCCTACCGCGACGCCACCGGCGCCGAGCACGAGGTGCGCTGCGACTACCTCGTCGGAGCCGACGGCTCCCGGTCCATCTGCCGCACCCGCATTCCCCAGGACTCCCGCACCCACTACTTCCGCGAATACCCCTTCGCCTGGTTCGGCATCCTCACCGAAGCACCCAAGAGCGCGCCGGAACTGGTCTACGCCCACTCGCCGCGCGGCTTCGCCCTGATCAGCCAGCGCAGCGACGCGCTGCAACGCATGTACTTCCAGTGCGACCCCGAAGAAGACCCGAACGGCTGGTCCGACGACCGTGTCTGGGAGGAGTTGCAAACCCGCGTCGCGGGCTCCGACGGCTTCACCCTCCGGGAAGGCCCCATCATCGACAAGGCCGTCCTGCGGTTCCGCAGCTTCGTCGCCGAACCGATGCGGCACAACCGCATCCTGCTGGCCGGCGACGCCGCCCACACCGTGCCCCCGACCGGCGCCAAGGGCCTGAACCTCGCCCTCGCCGACGCCGGCGTCCTCGCCGACGCGCTCATCCGCACCATCCGCAAGAACGACCCGACCGCCCTCGACTCCTACGGTCCCCGCGCCCTCGCCCGCGTCTGGAAGGCCCAGCACTTCTCCTACTGGATGACCACCATGCTCCACACCCTCCCCCGCTCCACCCCCTTCGACGTCCGCCGCCAGCAGGCCGAACTCGCCTCGCTGATCACCTCCGTCCCCGCGTCGACCCACCTGGCCGAGGGCTACACCGGCTGGCCGGCGCCCAGACCATGA
- a CDS encoding MFS transporter, with amino-acid sequence MATTPKAEQHSMTRIAGTSFIGTAIEWYDFFIYANATALVFGALFFPRLSPTAGTLASLSTFAIGFLARPLGGVLMGHFGDRVGRKSMLVASLMIMGGATILIGLLPTYDSIGVWAPILLVALRFVQGLGVGGEWGGAVLVAVEHAPRARRGFYGSFPQMGVPAGVILSNLVFLSLNSALTREQFLAWGWRVPFLLSAVLIAVGLYARIRIAEAPVFLEAKRRQEDARMPLVELLRGHWRRVVLVGLAFTAANTIGYITVVYVLSYATGPLRMERTTVLLLVLSASVVQLAAIPLLSSLSDRLGRRRVFVAGAVLSLLWVAPMFLLMDTRNAALGLIGITGAVIFLSAMYGPQAAIAAELFPTRVRYSGASLGYQISTIIGGSVAPLVATALYARTGTSMSVALYLAVVCLISLLAVLRVPETRHANLTAVPPPPSPAARGGAARA; translated from the coding sequence ATGGCAACGACGCCGAAGGCCGAACAGCACTCCATGACCCGCATCGCGGGCACGAGCTTCATCGGCACCGCCATCGAGTGGTACGACTTCTTCATCTACGCCAATGCCACCGCGCTGGTGTTCGGCGCGCTGTTCTTCCCCCGGTTGTCCCCGACGGCGGGCACCTTGGCATCCTTGTCGACCTTCGCGATCGGCTTCCTGGCCCGTCCCCTGGGCGGTGTGCTGATGGGTCACTTCGGCGACCGCGTCGGCCGCAAGTCCATGCTGGTCGCCTCCCTGATGATCATGGGTGGTGCGACGATCCTCATCGGGCTGCTGCCCACCTACGACTCGATCGGGGTGTGGGCGCCGATCCTGCTGGTCGCGCTGCGGTTCGTGCAGGGTCTCGGTGTCGGCGGCGAGTGGGGCGGCGCGGTCCTGGTCGCCGTGGAGCACGCGCCGCGGGCCAGGCGCGGCTTCTACGGCAGCTTCCCGCAGATGGGCGTGCCCGCCGGCGTCATCCTGTCCAACCTGGTGTTCCTGTCGCTGAACTCGGCGCTGACGCGCGAGCAGTTCCTGGCGTGGGGCTGGCGGGTGCCGTTCCTGCTGAGCGCCGTGCTGATCGCGGTCGGGCTCTACGCGCGGATCAGGATCGCCGAGGCGCCGGTGTTCCTGGAGGCCAAGCGGCGGCAGGAGGACGCGCGGATGCCCCTGGTGGAACTGCTGCGCGGCCACTGGCGGCGCGTGGTGCTGGTCGGTCTGGCGTTCACGGCGGCCAACACCATCGGCTACATCACGGTCGTCTACGTCCTGTCGTACGCCACCGGTCCGCTGAGGATGGAGCGCACCACGGTGCTGCTGCTGGTGCTGTCGGCGAGCGTGGTGCAACTGGCGGCGATCCCACTGCTGTCGTCCCTGTCCGACCGCTTGGGCCGCCGCCGGGTGTTCGTGGCCGGGGCCGTGCTGTCCCTGCTGTGGGTGGCGCCGATGTTCCTGCTGATGGACACCCGCAACGCGGCGCTGGGCCTGATCGGCATCACCGGGGCGGTGATCTTCTTGTCCGCCATGTACGGGCCACAGGCCGCGATCGCGGCGGAGCTGTTCCCGACCCGGGTGCGCTACAGCGGCGCGTCGCTGGGCTACCAGATCAGCACCATCATCGGTGGCTCCGTCGCGCCGCTGGTCGCCACGGCCCTGTACGCCCGGACCGGCACCTCGATGTCCGTCGCGCTCTACCTGGCGGTCGTGTGCCTGATCAGCCTCCTCGCCGTGCTGCGGGTGCCGGAGACGCGCCACGCGAACCTCACCGCCGTCCCCCCACCGCCGTCCCCGGCGGCGAGGGGCGGAGCCGCCCGAGCCTGA
- a CDS encoding long-chain-fatty-acid--CoA ligase, giving the protein MRDQGIGSWPARRARRTPDKVAIAHEGREWTYRQLHDRVLRLAHALRRFGVRKGHRVAYLGPNHPAFLETFFAAGTLGAVFVPLNTRLAPPEAVHALTDSGSTVLVHAPEHADLVGAIREEVRDVRVIALAGPPAHEPGYEDLLSGERPEPLDEDIGLDDLCMIMYTSGTTGRPKGAVLTHGNITWNTVNVLVDMDFTTHEVALVVAPLFHTAGLNMTCLPTLIKGGTVILMPRFDPDLVLQAIERQRVTHVFGVPTMYQAMAASPRWADADLSGLRLVHCGGAPVPEALIRVYQERGLTFSQGYGMTETSPGALCLPGGMSVAKAGSAGVPHFFTDVRVVRPDGAEVGPGEKGEIVVSGPNVMRGYWQRPEETAQSFDADGRFRSGDIATSDPDGYVTVVDRVKDVIISGGENVYPTEVESLLNEHPDIAQCSVIGVPDPKWGEVGRAVVIPRPGASPTEVEVLEFLRDKLARYKVPKSVVFAEELPHSGAGKLLKKLVRARYGAARPSREGSGMGVTAEGLDGLAALAGADLGHTEWHEVAQGAVNLFADATGDHQWIHVDVERAANGPFGGTVAHGHLTLSLVLPLFGELLTIDGVSMSVNYGLNKVRFPAPVPVGAKIRLHAAVESVNEVEGGVEMVVDFTVELDGGDKPACVAQAVLRHYA; this is encoded by the coding sequence ATGCGCGACCAGGGCATCGGCTCGTGGCCCGCGCGACGGGCCCGGAGGACACCGGACAAGGTCGCGATCGCGCACGAAGGCCGCGAGTGGACCTACCGGCAGCTGCACGACCGGGTGCTACGACTGGCCCACGCCCTGCGGCGGTTCGGGGTGCGGAAAGGGCACCGGGTCGCCTACCTGGGGCCCAACCACCCGGCGTTCCTCGAAACGTTCTTCGCCGCCGGGACCCTGGGAGCGGTGTTCGTGCCGCTGAACACACGCCTCGCCCCGCCGGAAGCGGTGCACGCCCTCACCGACTCGGGCAGCACCGTGCTCGTCCACGCACCGGAGCACGCCGACCTGGTGGGCGCGATCCGTGAGGAGGTCCGGGACGTCCGCGTGATCGCCCTCGCCGGACCACCGGCCCACGAGCCCGGCTACGAGGACCTGCTCTCGGGTGAACGGCCGGAGCCGCTGGACGAGGACATCGGTCTCGACGACCTCTGCATGATCATGTACACGTCCGGCACGACGGGCCGGCCCAAGGGCGCGGTGCTCACCCACGGCAACATCACCTGGAACACCGTCAACGTCCTGGTCGACATGGACTTCACCACGCACGAGGTCGCGCTGGTGGTGGCGCCGCTGTTCCACACCGCCGGGCTGAACATGACCTGCCTGCCCACCCTGATCAAGGGCGGCACGGTGATCCTCATGCCGCGGTTCGACCCGGACCTGGTGCTCCAGGCGATCGAGCGGCAGCGGGTCACGCACGTGTTCGGCGTGCCGACCATGTACCAGGCGATGGCCGCGAGCCCGCGCTGGGCGGACGCGGACCTGTCCGGCCTGCGGCTGGTCCACTGCGGCGGCGCACCGGTGCCCGAGGCGCTGATCCGCGTCTACCAGGAACGGGGCCTCACCTTCAGCCAGGGCTACGGCATGACCGAGACCTCGCCCGGCGCCCTGTGCCTGCCCGGGGGGATGAGCGTCGCCAAGGCCGGCTCGGCCGGCGTCCCGCACTTCTTCACCGACGTGCGGGTCGTCCGACCGGATGGCGCCGAGGTCGGGCCCGGCGAGAAGGGGGAGATCGTCGTCTCCGGGCCGAACGTGATGCGCGGCTACTGGCAACGACCGGAGGAGACCGCGCAGTCCTTCGACGCCGACGGCCGGTTCCGCTCCGGGGACATCGCCACCTCGGACCCCGACGGCTACGTCACCGTCGTCGACCGGGTGAAGGACGTGATCATCTCCGGCGGGGAGAACGTCTACCCGACCGAGGTCGAGAGCCTGCTCAACGAGCACCCGGACATCGCCCAGTGCAGCGTCATCGGCGTGCCCGACCCGAAGTGGGGCGAGGTGGGCCGGGCCGTCGTGATCCCCAGGCCGGGCGCGTCCCCGACCGAGGTGGAAGTCCTGGAATTCCTGCGCGACAAGCTCGCCAGGTACAAAGTCCCGAAGTCCGTGGTCTTCGCGGAGGAACTGCCGCACAGCGGCGCCGGGAAGCTGCTGAAGAAACTCGTCCGCGCCCGTTACGGTGCGGCCCGACCTTCACGGGAAGGCAGTGGCATGGGAGTGACCGCGGAAGGACTCGACGGGTTGGCGGCGTTGGCGGGCGCCGATCTGGGGCACACCGAGTGGCACGAGGTGGCTCAGGGAGCGGTGAACCTGTTCGCCGACGCCACGGGTGATCACCAGTGGATACACGTGGACGTGGAGCGCGCGGCGAACGGGCCGTTCGGCGGCACGGTCGCGCACGGCCACCTCACGCTGTCGCTGGTGCTGCCGCTGTTCGGGGAACTGCTCACGATCGACGGCGTGAGCATGAGCGTGAACTACGGGTTGAACAAGGTCCGCTTCCCCGCACCGGTCCCCGTCGGCGCGAAGATCCGGCTCCACGCCGCCGTGGAGTCGGTGAACGAGGTCGAGGGAGGTGTCGAGATGGTGGTGGACTTCACCGTGGAACTCGACGGCGGCGACAAGCCCGCCTGCGTCGCCCAAGCCGTGCTGCGGCACTACGCCTGA